TGTTTTGTTAATAAAGGGGCAAGCTCCAATATTCCAGAGGGTTCTACACTGTCTTGTTGTGTCATCAGGTGAATAACCAAAAATTTCGACAATATCTTTACGGGGACGATTAAGCATTTGTTATCATTTCCCTTATTGCTAAACCGATTGAATATGCCATTAAAGGTGGCACAGCATTACCAACTTGTTGATATTGCTTTGTCATATTTCCTTTGAATATATATCGATCAGGAAACGATTGAATTCTCGCAGCTTCTCTCACAGTGATGACTCTATCTTGATATGGATGAAAAAAACTGCCCCAATGAGGATCGCATTTTGTAAGTATAGTTGAACATAGTGAATTAGGATGAAGCCTACCATATCGTTTTGTATGATCACTGCGCTTTGCTCTTGTTAAGCCTTTTGGCAAAAGATCGAATGGGATATCCCGCCAACTTCCTCCTAATGGAATATGTTTCAACCTCTCAATATTTATCTTTGCTAAACTGTTACAAAAATGACTTGTTATTTTTTTTGCACCCCGGCGCATATATTTTTGAAAAGTTGTTTTTGGTGAAGATAAATAAGGATATTCTCCAATTTTTTTTTCACTATTTATAGGAGGCAAATCTGAAATAGCGTCCCAGACGTTTATCTGTTCCTTTAATTTTTGGGCCAGTATCGGTAGTATTGATAAACATAGTTTTTTTGCATCTGTAAAATTTGCTTGCGCAGTTGAATTATATTCTGGTTCTGGAAATAAAATCGGCTTATGGAAATCTCTAAGTCCTATAAATACCGTTCTAAATCGCATTTGCGGTACACCATAATGCCCAGCAAAAAGAATTCTATGTGATAACTTATAACCGAGAAATTCTAATTCTTTATAAATTTGTTCTACAACTGTGCCCTTGCCTAATGAAATAATTCCAGGCACATTTTCAATTAGCACGGCCTTTGGCATTATCTCCTTCGTGATTCTAATAAACTCTTTAAAAAGATGATTTCGTTGATCATCGAGATTTCTTATAGGTGCATTTATTGAAAAACCTTGGCATGGAGGACCACCAGCAATTAAATCAATTTCGCCATATTTTTTCATAATATCTGCTATTTTTTTCCTACTTATATTTTTAACGTCCCCTATAATTACATCACAATCAGGATTGTTTGTTTTGTATGTTGATGCATACGTCTCGTTTATTTCATTTGCTAAAATAGGTTTGAATCCTGCTTGTTCTAAACCACATGATAAACCACCAGCTCCAGCAAATAGATCGATAAAACGAATTTCGTCTGACTGAGAAATTTCTGAATTTATATTACGCATATCTAAATCCAAAAAATGATTACCTAATTAAATTTGAAGTTATGCTCACTTGTTTCTAAAAAAATAATAATTTTCTTGTATGTCGTAAACATCTAATAATCAATGAATAGCTCTACATTCGCGTGCTTTACTATGTTTCTTAGCGATTTTCATGTAAGATAAATGAGCAAGTCTACTGATACCAGCTTCTTTTAGAGCAAGATACCAATTATTGCCGTTAACAAATAAAAGAACACGGGTTGCGCACGACACAATTCTCCCCCTAAAAAACCCCGGGGTGTTTGATCGCAAAGAACAAAGAACCCGGGGGGATCAAGTTTGGCTCCCGTGAGAACCACTTCTAATTATTAACTTACTAAACAGGTTTATAAAATCAAGCCAAATGATGCTTAATATAACCACATAATATTACTTAACAATTAACATATAATTGGCTCTGGTATAATTTCATTATTGCACATCATATCGTAAATAACTGCGGCTATAAGTTTACGAATACCACGCAGTGCCGCTTCTTGTGATACTGCCAAATGACTAAGGCTAGGAAATTCAGCACAAAGACCAACATAATCTTGATCTTCATCTAACCAAGCAACGTTATACGTATATTGATCACTTTCTTGCGGCATTTATTTTCTCTAACTTTTCAACTATTGACGATTTTAAACATCATTTAGTACCATAACTTTACCTGCCATAAATAATGGCAGAGTTCATAAGCTCCCAGCTGTCGGTAAAAACGACGGCGGGTTTTTTATTTCATGATACTGACACGTCAATGAATCACACATCGTGCATTGTTGCAGATGGCAATCTTATGTAGCCTCTTATTACATATTTTTATTTCTCCTACCACTGCCCAACTCAACCCCAATCTTCAGCGATTCAATCATCACCCGCGCCTTCTCAACCTCGCCCGCCTCTATTGTCGCCAATACTTCACCCAACACTTTAATTAGCTGCTTACTTGGCGACTCATTCTCTAACTCTCGCGACACTAACCCCACAGACTCAGCCAACCCAGCTGACTCCGCTGCCCCCGTTTTTGCCTCATTTGCTACGTTTGCTACATTGCTACACTGAGATGACGCTAAACCATGCGAAACGTAGCAAGGCCCTGGGGCGTAACCCCTTGAAACTTCGTTTTCACTAGCACGAGGCGTTGCTAAATCGCCTTTAAAATCGGACACTTGGGCG
This portion of the Deltaproteobacteria bacterium genome encodes:
- a CDS encoding DNA cytosine methyltransferase encodes the protein MRNINSEISQSDEIRFIDLFAGAGGLSCGLEQAGFKPILANEINETYASTYKTNNPDCDVIIGDVKNISRKKIADIMKKYGEIDLIAGGPPCQGFSINAPIRNLDDQRNHLFKEFIRITKEIMPKAVLIENVPGIISLGKGTVVEQIYKELEFLGYKLSHRILFAGHYGVPQMRFRTVFIGLRDFHKPILFPEPEYNSTAQANFTDAKKLCLSILPILAQKLKEQINVWDAISDLPPINSEKKIGEYPYLSSPKTTFQKYMRRGAKKITSHFCNSLAKINIERLKHIPLGGSWRDIPFDLLPKGLTRAKRSDHTKRYGRLHPNSLCSTILTKCDPHWGSFFHPYQDRVITVREAARIQSFPDRYIFKGNMTKQYQQVGNAVPPLMAYSIGLAIREMITNA